A single genomic interval of Mycobacterium sp. DL592 harbors:
- the dapF gene encoding diaminopimelate epimerase, which produces MTFAKGHGTQNDFVLLADLDARLELAPGAVAALCDRRRGLGADGVLRVTTAGAVIAAGVLDRLPEGVEAGDWYMDYRNADGSFAQMCGNGVRVFAHYLRASGLEERDEFVVGSLAGPRPVVVHRADAVDAEVTVEMGKVNRLGVGTATVGGRTFTGVGIDVGNPHLACLDPELSDAALAALDVAAPVQFDHSQFPEGVNIEVLTAPAGGAVSMRVHERGVGETRSCGTGTVAAAVAALDYLGTPTGVLRVRIPGGEVSVEVTDTSSFLRGPSVLVARGELADVWWAAQL; this is translated from the coding sequence GTGACATTCGCCAAAGGGCACGGAACGCAGAACGACTTCGTGCTGCTTGCCGACCTCGACGCCCGCTTGGAGCTGGCTCCCGGCGCGGTCGCCGCGCTGTGCGACCGGCGCCGCGGCCTGGGCGCCGACGGCGTGCTGCGGGTCACCACCGCCGGGGCCGTGATCGCTGCGGGCGTGCTGGATCGGCTGCCCGAGGGTGTCGAGGCCGGCGATTGGTACATGGACTACCGCAACGCCGACGGCTCGTTCGCCCAGATGTGCGGCAACGGGGTGCGGGTGTTCGCCCACTACCTGCGGGCCAGCGGCCTGGAGGAGCGCGACGAGTTCGTCGTCGGGTCGCTGGCCGGTCCGCGTCCGGTGGTCGTGCACCGCGCCGATGCCGTCGACGCCGAGGTCACCGTCGAGATGGGCAAGGTCAACCGGCTCGGAGTCGGGACCGCCACCGTCGGCGGGCGCACGTTCACCGGGGTCGGAATCGACGTCGGCAACCCCCATCTGGCCTGCCTGGACCCGGAGCTCAGCGATGCCGCGCTGGCCGCTCTGGATGTCGCGGCACCCGTGCAGTTCGACCACTCCCAGTTCCCCGAGGGCGTCAACATCGAGGTGCTCACTGCACCGGCCGGTGGCGCCGTGTCGATGCGAGTCCACGAGCGTGGCGTCGGCGAGACACGTTCCTGCGGCACCGGCACGGTCGCCGCTGCCGTGGCCGCACTGGACTACCTGGGTACGCCGACCGGTGTGCTGCGGGTCCGGATTCCCGGTGGTGAGGTCAGCGTGGAGGTCACCGACACCAGCAGCTTCCTGCGCGGCCCGTCGGTGCTGGTGGCCCGCGGCGAGCTGGCCGACGTGTGGTGGGCGGCCCAGCTCTGA
- the miaA gene encoding tRNA (adenosine(37)-N6)-dimethylallyltransferase MiaA, whose amino-acid sequence MSRPIAVIGPTGTGKSQLALRVAEALGGQIGVEIINADAMQQYRGMDIGTAKLSVAERQGIPHHQLDVLDVTETATVARYQHAAVADVEAVMNRGAVPVIVGGSMMYIQSLLDDWAFPATDPQVRARWEHRLAEVGVAALHTELAARDPAAAAAILATDGRRIVRALEVVELTGQPFAASAPRIGAPRWNTLIVGLDWDTAVLDERLAQRTDAMFDTGLVEEVSSLLGNGLRDGVTAGRALGYAQVIAALDAGGGAEHLAQARELTFIGTRRYVRRQRSWFRRDHRIIWLDGSAPGLADQVIAHWRDVS is encoded by the coding sequence GTGAGCCGACCGATTGCCGTCATCGGTCCGACGGGCACCGGAAAGTCGCAGCTGGCGCTGCGGGTCGCCGAAGCGCTCGGCGGGCAGATCGGCGTCGAGATCATCAACGCCGACGCGATGCAGCAGTACCGCGGCATGGACATCGGCACCGCCAAGCTCAGTGTCGCCGAACGCCAGGGCATACCGCATCACCAGCTCGATGTCCTCGACGTCACGGAGACAGCGACCGTCGCGCGCTACCAGCACGCGGCCGTCGCCGATGTCGAAGCCGTCATGAACCGCGGCGCGGTGCCGGTGATCGTCGGCGGCTCGATGATGTACATCCAGTCGTTGCTCGACGACTGGGCCTTCCCGGCCACCGACCCCCAGGTGCGGGCGCGCTGGGAGCACCGGCTGGCCGAGGTCGGGGTGGCCGCACTGCACACCGAGCTCGCCGCGCGCGACCCGGCGGCCGCGGCGGCGATCCTGGCCACCGACGGGCGCCGCATCGTGCGGGCATTGGAGGTCGTCGAGCTGACCGGCCAGCCGTTCGCCGCCTCCGCACCCCGGATCGGGGCGCCGCGCTGGAACACGCTGATCGTCGGATTGGATTGGGACACTGCGGTTCTCGACGAACGCCTGGCGCAGCGCACCGACGCGATGTTCGACACCGGACTGGTCGAGGAGGTCAGCTCCCTGTTGGGCAACGGGCTTCGCGACGGTGTCACCGCGGGCCGGGCGCTGGGCTACGCGCAGGTGATCGCCGCGCTGGACGCCGGGGGCGGCGCTGAACACCTCGCGCAAGCCCGAGAGCTGACGTTCATCGGAACCCGCCGCTACGTGCGCCGTCAGCGGTCGTGGTTTCGCCGCGACCACCGGATCATCTGGCTCGACGGGTCGGCGCCCGGGCTCGCCGACCAGGTGATCGCGCACTGGCGCGACGTATCCTGA
- a CDS encoding DMT family transporter gives MGKAEIATILTLCAALCIAIGDVIQQRSAQTVTDEPVGHAALFLHLLRDWRWWLGSLVAGGGFAFQAAALGFGSVLLVQALMVTSLLFALPISARYAGRRVTRVQWIWAVLLAGAVAVIVTVGNPTEGQSRAGWELWVWVIATLGPVLVLCLVGARLLGGGQERSDPGMGTGGQERSDPGMGRGKPAAAVLLGVVAGSLWGLFAVLTKGVVDRLADGIWALLKTPELYPWAVVAVVATALQQSAFRAGSLAASLPAVTVSEPMVGSILGVFVLGETLRADRAGWLVLIVAVVVMVAATVALARGEVVSGRPAAAPG, from the coding sequence ATGGGCAAGGCGGAAATCGCCACCATTCTCACCCTGTGCGCGGCGCTGTGCATCGCGATCGGCGACGTCATCCAGCAGCGCTCGGCCCAGACCGTGACCGACGAACCCGTCGGCCACGCCGCCCTGTTTCTGCATCTGCTCAGGGACTGGCGGTGGTGGCTGGGCAGCCTGGTCGCTGGTGGTGGCTTCGCGTTCCAGGCCGCCGCCCTCGGGTTCGGCTCGGTGCTGCTGGTCCAGGCCCTGATGGTGACCTCGCTGCTGTTCGCGCTGCCGATCAGCGCTCGCTACGCCGGCCGGCGGGTGACGCGCGTGCAGTGGATCTGGGCGGTGCTGCTCGCCGGTGCCGTAGCTGTCATCGTCACCGTCGGCAACCCGACCGAAGGGCAGTCCCGGGCGGGCTGGGAGCTGTGGGTATGGGTGATCGCGACGCTGGGACCGGTGCTGGTGCTGTGCCTGGTCGGCGCAAGGCTGCTAGGCGGAGGGCAGGAGCGCAGCGACCCGGGAATGGGCACCGGAGGGCAGGAGCGCAGCGACCCGGGAATGGGCAGAGGCAAACCTGCTGCCGCGGTGCTGCTCGGTGTCGTCGCCGGCTCACTGTGGGGGCTGTTCGCCGTGCTCACCAAGGGTGTCGTCGACCGCTTGGCCGACGGGATCTGGGCGCTGCTGAAGACCCCGGAGCTCTATCCGTGGGCGGTGGTAGCCGTCGTGGCCACTGCTTTGCAGCAGTCGGCTTTCCGGGCCGGGTCACTGGCCGCCTCACTGCCGGCGGTGACGGTCAGCGAGCCCATGGTCGGCTCGATCCTCGGTGTCTTCGTGCTCGGCGAGACACTGCGGGCCGACAGGGCGGGCTGGCTGGTCCTGATCGTCGCCGTGGTGGTGATGGTGGCGGCGACGGTGGCGCTGGCCCGCGGCGAGGTGGTCTCGGGGCGGCCTGCGGCGGCACCCGGCTGA
- a CDS encoding DUF349 domain-containing protein, with amino-acid sequence MTIDEPHGGESPKPVPRPGPARPVPRPHPPATPVVAPPTSDPHRFGRVDDDGTVWLITSSGERTIGSWQAGDTEAAYAHFGRRFEDLATEVTLMETRLASGTGDARKIKAAAAALAETLPTASVLGDIDALADRLAAIRDHADETAAADRARRDEHRAAQAARKEALAAEAEEIANNSTQWKAAGDRLRTILDEWRSITGLDRKTDDALWKRYSAARETFNRRRGSHFAELDRERAGAKQTKEKLCEQAEELSGSTDWAATAATFRDLLTQWKAAGRAAKDVDDVLWHRFKSAQDTFFAARNAISAERDAEFTANATAKEALLAEAEKLDTSNLEAARSALRTLTDKWDAIGKVPRERQADLERRLRAVEKKIRDAADSGWTDPQAQARAEQFRARVEQFEKQAEKAEAAGRTKEAAEARASAEQWRQWADAAVEALGKKR; translated from the coding sequence ATGACGATCGACGAACCCCACGGCGGCGAATCGCCCAAGCCGGTTCCCCGACCGGGTCCTGCCCGACCGGTTCCGCGCCCGCACCCACCGGCCACGCCCGTGGTCGCACCGCCGACCAGTGACCCGCACCGGTTCGGCCGCGTCGACGACGACGGAACGGTCTGGCTGATCACCTCCTCCGGTGAACGGACTATCGGCTCCTGGCAGGCCGGCGACACCGAGGCCGCCTATGCCCACTTCGGGCGGCGTTTCGAGGACCTGGCCACCGAGGTCACCCTGATGGAGACGCGGCTGGCCTCCGGTACCGGCGATGCCCGCAAGATCAAGGCGGCCGCGGCCGCCCTGGCCGAAACATTGCCTACCGCAAGCGTTCTCGGCGACATCGATGCACTGGCCGACAGGCTGGCCGCAATCCGCGACCACGCCGACGAGACCGCCGCGGCTGACCGGGCGCGCCGCGACGAGCACCGCGCCGCGCAAGCTGCCCGCAAGGAGGCCCTGGCCGCCGAGGCCGAGGAAATCGCCAACAATTCCACCCAGTGGAAAGCGGCAGGCGATCGGCTGCGCACGATCCTCGACGAGTGGCGCTCCATCACCGGTCTGGACCGCAAGACCGACGACGCCCTGTGGAAGCGGTATTCGGCGGCTCGCGAGACGTTCAACCGGCGCCGGGGGTCGCATTTCGCCGAACTCGACCGGGAGCGCGCCGGCGCCAAGCAGACCAAGGAGAAGCTGTGCGAGCAGGCCGAGGAGCTGTCGGGTTCCACCGACTGGGCGGCCACCGCGGCGACGTTCCGTGACCTGCTGACTCAGTGGAAAGCGGCGGGCCGGGCGGCCAAGGACGTCGACGACGTCCTCTGGCACCGGTTCAAGTCCGCGCAGGACACGTTCTTCGCGGCGCGCAACGCCATCAGCGCCGAGCGGGACGCGGAGTTCACCGCGAACGCCACCGCCAAGGAAGCGCTGCTGGCCGAGGCGGAGAAGCTCGACACCTCCAACCTGGAGGCGGCGCGTTCGGCGCTGCGCACGCTCACCGACAAGTGGGACGCCATCGGCAAGGTGCCGCGGGAACGACAGGCCGACCTGGAGCGACGGCTGCGCGCGGTGGAGAAGAAGATCCGCGACGCCGCCGACTCGGGGTGGACCGACCCGCAGGCCCAGGCCCGCGCCGAGCAGTTCCGGGCCCGCGTCGAGCAGTTCGAGAAGCAGGCCGAGAAGGCCGAGGCGGCCGGCCGCACCAAGGAGGCAGCCGAGGCCAGGGCCAGCGCCGAGCAGTGGCGGCAGTGGGCCGACGCGGCGGTCGAGGCGTTGGGCAAGAAGCGCTAG
- the miaB gene encoding tRNA (N6-isopentenyl adenosine(37)-C2)-methylthiotransferase MiaB, whose amino-acid sequence MRFVTSVLTQGSEAGDPSRSPAGRTYQVRTYGCQMNVHDSERLAGLLEAAGYRRAADGEDADVVVFNTCAVRENADNKLYGNISHLAPRKQADPEMQIAVGGCLAQKDREGLLKKAPWVDVVFGTHNIGSLPALLERARHNREAQVEIAESLQEFPSTLPAARESAYAAWVSISVGCNNTCTFCIVPALRGKEVDRRPADILAEVRSLVDQGVLEVTLLGQNVNAYGVSFADPDTPRDRGAFASLLRSCGDIDGLERVRFTSPHPAEFTDDVIEAMAQTPNVCPALHMPLQSGSDRVLRAMRRSYRAEKYLGIIERVRAAMPHAAITTDIIVGFPGESEDDFAATLEVVRAARFSAAFTFQYSKRPGTPAAELDGQLPKAVVQERYQRLIELQEQISFEENTAQIGAEVELLVATGEGRKDASTARMSGRARDGRLVHFTPGDTQVRPGDILTTTVTGAAPHHLIADAPLLSYRRTRAGDAHAAGQRPRTTGLGLPSVGRPAPVEPTGCGQ is encoded by the coding sequence ATGAGGTTCGTGACATCGGTGCTGACCCAGGGCTCGGAAGCGGGCGATCCGTCGCGCTCGCCGGCTGGGCGCACCTACCAGGTCCGCACCTACGGCTGCCAGATGAACGTCCACGACTCCGAGCGCCTGGCCGGCTTGCTGGAGGCCGCGGGCTATCGCCGCGCCGCAGACGGTGAAGACGCCGACGTCGTGGTGTTCAACACGTGCGCGGTGCGGGAGAACGCGGACAACAAGCTCTACGGCAACATCAGCCACCTGGCGCCGCGCAAGCAGGCCGACCCGGAGATGCAGATCGCTGTCGGCGGCTGCCTGGCGCAAAAGGACCGGGAGGGCCTGCTCAAGAAAGCTCCGTGGGTCGACGTGGTGTTCGGCACCCACAACATCGGGTCGCTGCCTGCGCTGCTTGAGCGAGCCCGGCACAACCGCGAAGCCCAGGTCGAGATCGCCGAGTCGCTGCAGGAATTCCCCTCGACGCTGCCCGCTGCGCGCGAATCCGCTTATGCGGCTTGGGTTTCCATTTCAGTCGGCTGCAACAACACCTGCACCTTCTGTATCGTGCCCGCGCTGCGCGGCAAGGAGGTGGACCGTCGCCCCGCCGACATCCTGGCCGAGGTGCGCTCGCTGGTCGACCAGGGCGTGCTCGAAGTGACCCTGCTCGGACAGAACGTGAATGCCTACGGGGTGTCCTTCGCCGACCCGGACACCCCACGCGACCGCGGCGCGTTCGCGTCGCTGCTGCGCAGCTGTGGTGACATCGACGGGCTCGAACGGGTTCGGTTCACTTCGCCGCACCCGGCCGAATTCACCGACGACGTCATCGAGGCGATGGCGCAGACGCCCAACGTCTGCCCCGCACTGCACATGCCGCTGCAGTCCGGCTCGGACCGGGTCCTGCGGGCGATGCGCCGCTCGTATCGCGCCGAGAAGTACCTGGGCATCATCGAGCGCGTCCGCGCGGCCATGCCGCACGCCGCGATCACCACCGACATCATCGTCGGCTTCCCGGGGGAGTCCGAGGACGACTTCGCCGCCACCCTCGAGGTGGTGCGCGCCGCCCGATTCTCGGCGGCGTTCACCTTCCAGTACTCCAAGCGCCCCGGTACCCCGGCCGCCGAACTCGACGGTCAGTTGCCCAAAGCCGTTGTGCAAGAACGCTATCAGCGGCTCATCGAGCTGCAGGAGCAGATCTCGTTCGAGGAGAACACCGCCCAGATCGGCGCGGAGGTGGAGCTTCTGGTGGCCACCGGCGAGGGCCGCAAGGACGCCAGCACCGCACGCATGAGCGGCAGGGCCCGTGACGGCCGGCTGGTGCACTTCACCCCGGGTGACACGCAGGTGCGTCCGGGAGACATCCTCACCACCACCGTCACCGGTGCGGCCCCGCACCACCTGATCGCCGACGCCCCGCTGCTGAGCTACCGGCGCACCCGCGCCGGGGACGCACACGCCGCGGGCCAGCGTCCGCGCACCACCGGATTGGGCCTGCCCTCGGTGGGCAGACCGGCTCCGGTCGAACCGACGGGATGTGGGCAGTGA
- a CDS encoding amino acid ABC transporter ATP-binding protein, whose protein sequence is MISIKGVNKHFGDLHVLKDINLEVDRGQVIVVLGPSGSGKSTLCRTINRLETIDSGTIAIDGEELPAEGRKLAALRSDVGMVFQSFNLFAHKTILDNVSLGPVKVRKVGKDKARRDAMALLERVGVANQAEKYPAQLSGGQQQRVAIARSLAMNPKVILFDEPTSALDPEMVNEVLEVMTALAAEGMTMVVVTHEMGFARRAANRVVFMADGAIVEDAVPDEFFDSPRSERAKDFLGKILNH, encoded by the coding sequence ATGATCTCGATCAAGGGCGTCAATAAGCATTTCGGCGACCTGCATGTGCTCAAAGACATCAACCTCGAGGTCGACCGCGGCCAGGTGATCGTCGTGCTGGGACCATCAGGATCCGGTAAATCCACGTTGTGCCGCACCATCAATCGCCTCGAGACCATCGACTCCGGCACCATCGCCATCGACGGTGAGGAGCTTCCCGCCGAGGGCCGCAAGCTGGCGGCGCTGCGCTCCGATGTCGGCATGGTGTTCCAGTCGTTCAACCTGTTCGCCCACAAGACCATCCTGGACAACGTCAGCCTCGGACCGGTGAAGGTCCGCAAAGTCGGCAAGGACAAGGCACGCCGCGACGCGATGGCTCTGCTCGAGCGTGTCGGGGTGGCCAACCAGGCCGAGAAGTACCCCGCCCAGCTGTCGGGCGGTCAGCAGCAGCGGGTGGCGATCGCCCGCTCGCTGGCGATGAACCCGAAGGTGATCCTGTTCGACGAACCGACCAGCGCCCTGGATCCCGAGATGGTCAACGAGGTCTTGGAGGTGATGACCGCACTGGCCGCCGAAGGCATGACGATGGTGGTGGTCACCCACGAGATGGGCTTTGCCAGGCGGGCCGCCAACAGAGTGGTGTTCATGGCCGACGGCGCCATCGTCGAGGACGCCGTCCCCGATGAGTTCTTCGACAGTCCGCGCTCGGAACGGGCGAAAGATTTTCTCGGCAAGATCCTCAACCACTAA
- a CDS encoding glutamate ABC transporter substrate-binding protein gives MRSTPWRLIGAAVLAVALPFTATACGGGGGDDKIVIGTKFDQPGLGQKNPDGTMSGFDVDVAKYVAKELGYPEDKIEWKESPSGQRETLIQNGQVKFIVATYSITDARKEKVSFAGPYLLTGQSLLVKADNSDITGPESLQDGKKLCSVSGSTPAQRIKDKYPGVQLQQYDTYSACVEALKNGAIDAVTTDEVILAGYAAQTPGAFKIVGKPFSEERYGVGLKKGDTELCTKITDALKKMESDGAWKAAFDKNLGPAGIATPAPPAPDAC, from the coding sequence ATGCGTTCCACCCCATGGCGTCTCATCGGTGCGGCCGTACTGGCCGTCGCGCTGCCGTTCACCGCGACCGCATGCGGCGGTGGCGGCGGGGACGACAAGATCGTCATCGGGACGAAGTTCGACCAGCCGGGGCTTGGCCAGAAGAACCCCGACGGCACGATGAGCGGCTTCGACGTCGACGTGGCCAAATACGTCGCCAAGGAGCTCGGCTACCCCGAGGACAAGATCGAGTGGAAGGAATCACCGTCGGGGCAGCGCGAGACGCTGATCCAGAACGGCCAGGTCAAGTTCATCGTCGCGACATACTCGATCACCGACGCGCGCAAGGAGAAGGTCAGCTTCGCCGGGCCGTATCTGCTCACCGGGCAGAGCCTTCTGGTCAAGGCCGACAACAGTGACATCACCGGTCCCGAGTCCTTACAGGACGGCAAGAAACTATGCTCGGTCAGCGGGTCGACGCCGGCCCAGCGGATCAAGGACAAGTACCCGGGCGTGCAGTTGCAGCAGTACGACACCTACTCGGCCTGTGTGGAGGCGCTCAAGAACGGTGCGATCGACGCCGTCACCACAGACGAGGTGATTCTGGCCGGCTACGCCGCGCAGACGCCGGGGGCCTTCAAGATCGTCGGCAAGCCGTTCTCCGAGGAGCGCTACGGAGTGGGGCTGAAGAAGGGTGATACCGAGTTGTGCACCAAGATCACCGACGCGCTCAAAAAGATGGAGTCTGACGGCGCCTGGAAGGCGGCGTTCGACAAGAACCTCGGCCCGGCGGGTATCGCCACACCGGCGCCGCCCGCGCCCGACGCCTGCTGA
- a CDS encoding amino acid ABC transporter permease, translating to MEVFSEYRAQIFEAFWTTIQLTVFSAVGALILGTVLAAMRLAPVPMLNWLGTSYVNVVRNTPLTLIILFCSFGLAQTLGITLVDPKSPTSIVDSNFRLAVLGLTVYTASFVCETVRSGVNTVPLGQAEAARSLGFTFGQNLRIILLPQAFRSVLIPLGSVLIALTKNTTIASAIGVAEAALLMKEMIENTAALLTVGSIFALGFVILTLPTGLLFGWLGKRLAVSR from the coding sequence GTGGAGGTCTTCAGCGAGTATCGCGCCCAGATCTTCGAGGCGTTCTGGACCACTATCCAGCTCACGGTGTTCTCGGCGGTCGGCGCGCTGATCCTCGGCACGGTGCTGGCCGCGATGCGGCTGGCGCCGGTGCCGATGCTCAACTGGCTGGGCACGTCCTACGTCAACGTGGTCCGCAACACGCCGCTGACGCTGATCATCCTGTTCTGCTCCTTCGGTCTGGCGCAGACCCTCGGCATCACACTGGTCGACCCGAAGTCGCCAACCTCGATCGTGGACAGCAACTTTCGGCTGGCGGTGCTGGGGCTGACGGTCTACACCGCGTCGTTCGTCTGTGAGACGGTGCGCTCCGGGGTCAACACGGTGCCACTGGGCCAGGCTGAGGCCGCCCGCTCGCTGGGCTTCACGTTCGGGCAGAACCTGCGAATCATCCTGCTGCCGCAGGCATTTCGCTCGGTGCTGATTCCGCTGGGTTCGGTGCTGATCGCGTTGACGAAGAACACCACCATTGCGTCGGCGATCGGGGTGGCCGAGGCGGCGCTGCTGATGAAGGAGATGATCGAGAACACCGCGGCGCTGCTGACGGTGGGCTCGATCTTCGCGTTGGGCTTCGTCATCCTGACATTGCCGACAGGGCTGTTGTTCGGCTGGCTCGGCAAGCGGCTGGCGGTGTCGCGGTGA
- a CDS encoding amino acid ABC transporter permease produces MSTASILFDAPGPRARVRNRIISAVTILIVALVAWAVIARLAGKGQLTAAKWEPFLTANLWKTYVLPGIQGTLTAAALSIALAVILGFALGVGRMSRIGALRWPCAVIVEFFRAVPVLIMMIFAYFLFALYDTFPSKHLALAGVVTGLTLYNGAVIAEIVRSGVSSLPRGQGEAAASLGLTWGQTMRSILLPQAVTSMLPVLVSQLVVVLKDTAIGYQITFVEMVRQGTVVGSSYGNYVPALIVIALLMISANFALAAAAVRLERRLRRSKRGPAPMHAQAELEPGD; encoded by the coding sequence GTGAGCACGGCCTCCATTCTTTTCGACGCGCCTGGGCCGCGCGCCCGGGTCCGTAACCGGATCATCTCGGCCGTCACGATCCTGATCGTCGCGCTCGTGGCGTGGGCGGTGATCGCCAGGCTGGCGGGCAAGGGGCAGCTGACTGCGGCCAAGTGGGAGCCGTTCCTGACGGCCAACCTCTGGAAAACCTATGTGCTGCCGGGCATTCAGGGCACCCTCACCGCGGCGGCGCTGTCGATCGCGCTGGCGGTCATCCTGGGTTTCGCGCTCGGTGTGGGCAGGATGTCGCGTATCGGCGCGCTGCGCTGGCCGTGTGCGGTCATCGTGGAGTTCTTCCGCGCCGTCCCGGTGCTGATCATGATGATCTTCGCGTACTTCTTGTTCGCCCTCTACGACACGTTCCCGTCCAAGCATCTGGCGCTGGCCGGTGTGGTGACCGGCCTGACCCTCTACAACGGGGCGGTCATCGCCGAGATCGTCCGGTCCGGGGTGTCGTCGCTGCCCCGCGGTCAGGGCGAGGCGGCCGCGTCGCTGGGTCTGACATGGGGTCAGACCATGCGCTCGATCCTGTTGCCGCAGGCGGTCACCTCGATGCTGCCGGTGCTGGTCTCCCAGCTGGTGGTGGTGCTCAAGGACACCGCGATCGGCTACCAGATCACCTTCGTGGAGATGGTCCGCCAGGGCACGGTGGTCGGATCGTCCTACGGCAACTACGTGCCCGCGCTGATCGTCATAGCCCTGCTGATGATCAGCGCGAACTTCGCCCTGGCGGCGGCCGCGGTCCGGCTCGAGCGGCGGCTGCGGCGCTCCAAGCGCGGTCCCGCGCCGATGCACGCACAAGCCGAACTGGAGCCCGGGGACTGA